A genomic stretch from Mycobacterium paraterrae includes:
- a CDS encoding zinc-binding dehydrogenase: MTHALPTAPAVVRERPGGETMRAIVLERFGGLDSLVYTDIPKPLPRDGEVVIKVHAFGLNHAEMHMRRGEWAEAAEVSGIECVGVVDACPGGEFPVGAKVAALMGGLGRTINGSYAEYTRVRAANVAPIESDLPWAQLAALPETFSTAWTCLFHNLKVSAGQTLVIRGATSALGQAAVKMAVAAGARVIATARTRERFSMLESLGVARVELESPTLAATIAEAKHVDAVLDFVGNSTILDSLDMLRRDGTACLAGWLGGLDPIGDFNPLLRMPSGVNWNFFGSFVFGEPGFPVSDVPLQDIAAQVARGELEATPSRVFSFYQIREAHRVMEAGEAGGKMVVVVE; this comes from the coding sequence ATGACCCACGCACTGCCCACCGCACCAGCCGTAGTCCGGGAACGTCCAGGAGGCGAGACGATGCGCGCGATCGTCTTGGAGCGATTCGGCGGACTCGACAGCCTCGTCTACACCGACATCCCCAAACCACTACCCAGAGACGGCGAAGTCGTCATCAAGGTCCATGCCTTCGGTCTCAACCACGCCGAGATGCACATGCGCCGGGGTGAATGGGCCGAAGCCGCCGAAGTCAGTGGCATCGAATGCGTCGGCGTCGTCGACGCCTGTCCCGGCGGCGAGTTCCCGGTGGGCGCCAAGGTGGCGGCGCTGATGGGTGGTCTCGGTCGGACCATCAACGGCAGCTACGCCGAATACACCCGGGTTCGTGCGGCGAATGTCGCTCCCATCGAATCCGACTTGCCGTGGGCGCAATTGGCCGCACTCCCGGAAACCTTCTCGACGGCATGGACCTGCCTGTTCCACAACCTGAAGGTGTCGGCGGGGCAGACACTGGTAATCCGTGGCGCCACGTCAGCACTCGGCCAGGCCGCAGTCAAGATGGCGGTCGCCGCGGGTGCCCGCGTCATCGCCACCGCCCGCACGCGTGAGCGTTTCTCCATGCTGGAGTCCCTCGGCGTCGCGCGTGTCGAACTGGAGTCGCCGACGCTCGCGGCGACCATCGCCGAAGCCAAGCACGTCGACGCGGTGCTCGACTTCGTCGGCAACAGCACCATCCTCGACTCACTCGACATGCTTCGCCGCGACGGCACCGCATGTCTGGCGGGGTGGCTCGGCGGACTCGATCCCATCGGTGATTTCAACCCGCTGCTGCGCATGCCCAGCGGTGTGAATTGGAACTTCTTCGGCAGCTTCGTCTTTGGCGAGCCCGGTTTCCCGGTTTCCGACGTGCCACTGCAGGACATCGCGGCCCAGGTGGCACGGGGCGAGCTGGAAGCGACACCGTCGCGGGTCTTCTCCTTCTATCAGATTCGGGAGGCCCACCGCGTCATGGAGGCTGGCGAAGCTGGCGGGAAAATGGTGGTGGTCGTCGAATGA
- a CDS encoding alpha/beta fold hydrolase has protein sequence MPVVHYRYAAVDGHQLFFREAGNPEAPTVVLLHGFPTSSYMFRDLVPALADRYHVIAPDHLGFGLSDAPPVGDFDYTFDGLTQLTQGLLRGLGVDRYAIYVQDYGAPIGWRLALHDPSAVTAIISQNGNAYDAGFVEGFWTGVRAYQERPTAETEALLRQFLTLEATRWQYVTGVPDETLLNPEAWHHDYALLSRPGNDAIQLALFRDYATNSPMYPLVHEYFRSSQVPLLAVWGRGDEIFGPAGAQAFTDDLPDAEVHLLEGGHFLLESALDEVAGLVRAFLARALPDA, from the coding sequence ATGCCCGTCGTCCACTATCGGTATGCCGCCGTCGACGGTCACCAGCTGTTCTTCCGCGAGGCCGGAAACCCGGAAGCGCCGACTGTCGTTCTGCTGCACGGATTTCCCACCAGCTCGTATATGTTTCGTGATCTGGTTCCGGCCCTCGCCGATCGCTACCACGTGATCGCGCCGGATCATTTGGGTTTCGGCCTGTCCGATGCGCCGCCGGTGGGCGACTTCGACTACACCTTCGATGGCTTGACCCAACTGACCCAGGGCCTGCTGCGCGGTCTTGGCGTCGATCGGTACGCAATCTATGTGCAGGACTACGGCGCTCCGATCGGCTGGCGTCTGGCGCTGCACGACCCGTCGGCTGTTACGGCGATAATCAGCCAGAACGGCAACGCCTACGACGCCGGTTTCGTCGAAGGCTTCTGGACGGGCGTGCGCGCGTACCAAGAGCGCCCGACCGCCGAAACCGAAGCACTGTTACGGCAATTCCTCACCCTCGAGGCCACCCGCTGGCAATACGTCACCGGCGTGCCGGACGAGACTCTGCTCAACCCCGAGGCGTGGCACCATGACTACGCTCTGCTGTCACGGCCGGGCAATGACGCGATCCAGCTCGCGTTGTTCCGCGATTACGCGACCAATTCGCCGATGTATCCGCTCGTGCACGAATACTTCCGGTCCAGTCAAGTGCCTCTGCTTGCGGTGTGGGGCCGTGGCGACGAGATCTTCGGCCCGGCCGGCGCGCAGGCTTTCACCGACGACCTACCCGACGCCGAGGTTCATCTTCTGGAGGGCGGGCACTTTCTCCTCGAGTCGGCGCTCGACGAGGTCGCCGGTCTCGTCCGCGCGTTCCTGGCACGGGCCCTGCCGGACGCGTAG
- a CDS encoding Dyp-type peroxidase: MATSFHHGPVGDVRVEPVPDPQPVLAPLTPAAIFLVVTIDDGGEETVHDALSGISGLVRSIGFRDPNKRLSVVTSIGSHAWDRLFEGPRPAELHPFIELVGPRHTAPVTPGDILFHIRGETLDVCFELANYILRSMAGAVTVVDEVHGFRFFDNRDLLGFVDGTENPSGTPAVAATEIGDEDPEFAGGCYVHVQKYLHDMESWGALTVTEQEHVIGRTKLEDIEFDDDEKPANAHIALNVITDDDGTQLQIVRHNMPFGELGKSEFGTYFIGYSRTPQVTERMLHNMFLGDPPGNTDRILDFSTAVTGGLFFSPTVDFLDDPPPLPISSAPAPAVLKTTADGSLAIGSLKGTPQ; the protein is encoded by the coding sequence ATGGCCACATCCTTCCATCACGGGCCAGTCGGAGACGTTAGGGTCGAACCCGTGCCCGATCCGCAGCCGGTTCTCGCGCCGTTGACACCGGCCGCGATCTTCTTGGTGGTCACCATCGACGACGGTGGCGAAGAGACTGTGCACGACGCGCTGTCGGGGATCTCCGGCCTGGTGCGCTCGATCGGGTTCCGCGACCCCAACAAGCGACTGTCGGTGGTGACCTCGATCGGCTCACACGCGTGGGATCGGTTGTTCGAAGGCCCGCGCCCCGCCGAGCTGCACCCGTTCATCGAGCTGGTCGGGCCACGGCACACCGCCCCGGTCACCCCCGGCGACATCCTCTTCCATATCCGCGGTGAGACGCTGGACGTCTGCTTCGAACTGGCTAATTACATCCTGCGCTCGATGGCGGGCGCAGTGACGGTGGTCGACGAGGTGCACGGCTTCCGGTTCTTCGACAACCGCGATCTGCTCGGATTCGTCGACGGCACCGAGAACCCGAGCGGAACTCCGGCGGTCGCGGCCACCGAGATCGGCGACGAAGATCCTGAATTCGCCGGCGGCTGCTACGTGCACGTGCAGAAGTACCTGCACGACATGGAGTCCTGGGGCGCGCTGACGGTCACCGAACAGGAACACGTGATCGGGCGAACCAAGCTGGAAGACATCGAGTTCGACGACGACGAGAAACCGGCCAACGCCCACATTGCGCTCAACGTGATCACCGACGACGACGGCACACAGCTTCAGATCGTCCGCCACAACATGCCTTTCGGCGAACTGGGCAAGAGCGAATTCGGCACCTACTTCATTGGCTACTCGCGCACACCACAGGTAACTGAACGGATGTTGCACAACATGTTCCTCGGCGATCCGCCCGGCAACACCGACCGAATCCTCGACTTTTCCACCGCCGTCACCGGCGGACTGTTCTTCTCCCCCACCGTCGACTTCCTCGACGACCCGCCACCGCTGCCGATCTCGTCGGCACCGGCTCCGGCGGTACTGAAAACCACCGCGGATGGCTCGTTGGCGATCGGCAGTTTGAAAGGAACCCCGCAATGA
- a CDS encoding TetR/AcrR family transcriptional regulator: MPDDDAPRLTRKGRATRARIIDAAARLMFTRGIAGTSIDDVRGAAAVSGSQISHYFEDKRDLTRNVINLRRDNVRDFHARPQLGGLDTLASLDAWVQAVLADLDPVYRQGGCIFGSLAGELVEADVHVHRDLADGYDQWIELFRNGLTAMRDHGELRPDADPRHLAVTLVAAHQGGALLTFVADDPEPLRNALTAAVEYVRSFAARPKRRRSGPDKRTR; encoded by the coding sequence TTGCCTGACGACGACGCACCCCGGCTGACCCGCAAGGGACGCGCCACGCGTGCACGGATCATCGATGCCGCCGCGCGGCTGATGTTCACCCGTGGAATCGCCGGCACCAGTATCGACGACGTGCGCGGCGCGGCGGCCGTCAGCGGCTCACAGATCTCCCACTACTTCGAAGACAAGCGTGATCTGACCCGCAACGTGATCAACCTCCGCCGCGACAATGTGAGGGATTTCCACGCTCGGCCCCAACTGGGCGGTCTTGACACGCTCGCGTCGCTGGACGCCTGGGTCCAAGCCGTCCTTGCGGATCTCGACCCGGTCTACCGGCAGGGCGGATGCATATTCGGTTCGCTGGCAGGCGAATTGGTCGAGGCCGATGTTCACGTCCACCGCGACCTCGCCGACGGTTACGACCAGTGGATCGAGCTGTTTCGCAACGGGCTGACGGCCATGCGCGACCATGGCGAGCTACGGCCGGACGCCGATCCGCGTCACCTCGCCGTGACACTGGTCGCCGCGCATCAGGGGGGCGCCCTGCTGACCTTCGTCGCCGACGACCCCGAACCGCTGCGCAACGCGCTGACCGCGGCGGTCGAGTATGTGCGTTCGTTCGCGGCGCGCCCGAAGCGCCGGCGGTCTGGGCCTGACAAGCGGACACGCTGA
- a CDS encoding VOC family protein has translation MASGVATVWMPVDDMRRALKFYGETLGLSVKSEGDDWSELDANGVMIGLNAREQTHSGQTGGAVLTFQPDGDLYNEVVRLTEAGVEFVDDVSTHPWGNIAAFKDSEGNDLQLFEPPAE, from the coding sequence ATGGCTAGCGGTGTAGCGACGGTGTGGATGCCAGTCGACGACATGCGCCGGGCGCTCAAGTTCTACGGAGAGACGCTCGGGTTGTCGGTGAAGAGCGAAGGCGACGACTGGTCGGAGCTGGACGCCAATGGCGTCATGATCGGCTTGAACGCACGCGAACAGACGCACTCGGGTCAAACGGGAGGTGCGGTGCTCACGTTCCAGCCGGACGGAGACCTGTACAACGAGGTTGTGCGTCTGACGGAGGCCGGTGTCGAGTTCGTCGACGACGTCAGCACCCATCCGTGGGGCAACATCGCGGCCTTCAAGGACTCGGAGGGCAACGACCTCCAGCTCTTCGAGCCGCCTGCAGAGTAG
- a CDS encoding M18 family aminopeptidase — translation MVATPQGLCEFIDASPSPFHVCDTVAARLRSAGYTELAEADQWPRGGKFFIVRAGSLVAWNSGNDAGGRPFRIIGGHTDSPNLRVKQHPDREVVGWNVVALEPYGGAWLNSWLDRDLGISGRLSLRDAQSPSGIAHRLVRIDDPILRVPQLAIHLAEDRKSLTLDPQRHVNAVWGAGGSARSFVDFVARRSGVDPGEVLGADLMTHDLTPSRVTGADYEFVSAPRLDNQASCYAGLEAFLDTRPTQFLPVLALFDHEEVGSTSDHGADSDLLLVTLERIELAGGGGRADFLRRLPGSMVASADMAHATHPNYPERHEPGHLIAVNGGPVLKVHPNLRYASDGRTAAAFALACRQAGVPLQRYEHRADLPCGSTIGPLTAARTGIATVDVGAPQLAMHSARELMGANDVAAYAAALQAFLSPADR, via the coding sequence ATGGTGGCCACCCCGCAAGGGCTCTGCGAATTCATCGACGCGTCTCCGTCGCCATTTCACGTCTGCGACACCGTGGCAGCTCGGCTCCGCTCGGCCGGCTACACCGAGCTCGCCGAGGCCGATCAGTGGCCCCGCGGCGGCAAGTTCTTCATCGTCCGGGCCGGGTCGCTGGTGGCCTGGAATAGCGGCAACGACGCGGGCGGGCGGCCTTTCCGGATCATCGGCGGCCACACCGACAGCCCCAACCTGCGGGTCAAACAACATCCCGATCGCGAAGTCGTCGGCTGGAACGTGGTGGCACTCGAGCCCTACGGGGGCGCCTGGCTCAACTCGTGGCTGGACCGCGACCTGGGCATCAGCGGGCGGTTGTCGTTGCGCGACGCGCAAAGTCCGTCGGGTATCGCGCATCGGCTGGTCCGGATCGACGACCCCATCCTGCGGGTACCGCAGCTCGCCATCCATTTGGCCGAGGACCGCAAGTCGCTGACCCTCGATCCGCAGCGCCACGTCAACGCCGTCTGGGGAGCCGGCGGCTCGGCCCGGTCGTTCGTCGACTTCGTCGCCCGGCGGTCCGGCGTGGATCCGGGCGAGGTGTTGGGCGCCGACCTGATGACCCACGACCTGACTCCGTCGCGGGTGACGGGTGCCGACTACGAATTCGTCAGCGCGCCGCGGCTGGACAACCAGGCGTCCTGCTACGCCGGCCTGGAGGCGTTCCTGGATACACGGCCCACCCAGTTCCTACCTGTGTTGGCGCTGTTCGACCACGAAGAGGTCGGCTCGACCTCGGATCATGGTGCCGACTCGGATCTGCTGCTGGTCACTCTCGAACGCATCGAACTGGCCGGCGGTGGCGGACGCGCGGACTTCCTGCGCCGCCTGCCGGGATCCATGGTGGCCTCGGCGGACATGGCGCACGCCACCCACCCGAACTACCCGGAGCGGCACGAGCCTGGCCACCTCATCGCGGTCAACGGCGGCCCGGTGCTCAAAGTGCACCCGAATCTGCGGTATGCCAGCGACGGCCGGACCGCCGCGGCGTTCGCGCTGGCTTGCCGGCAGGCCGGGGTGCCGCTGCAGCGCTACGAACATCGTGCCGATCTGCCCTGCGGCTCGACGATCGGACCGCTGACCGCCGCCCGGACGGGCATCGCGACCGTCGACGTCGGCGCCCCTCAGCTCGCGATGCATTCCGCACGAGAACTGATGGGCGCCAACGACGTTGCGGCCTACGCGGCGGCACTGCAGGCGTTTCTGTCGCCCGCTGATCGCTAG
- a CDS encoding family 1 encapsulin nanocompartment shell protein, with translation MNNLYRDLAPVTEEAWDEIEVEARRTFKRHIAGRRVVDVSDPAGPAAAAVSTGRLIDVQAPSDGVITHLRASKPLVRLRVPFTLSRSEIDDVERGSQDADWDPVKAAAKKLAFAEDRAIFEGYTAASIEGIRSSSSNPPLKLPEDPRAIPDIITQALSELRLAGVDGPYSVLLSADVYTKVSETTEHGYPILEHINRLVNGDIIWAPAIDGAFVLTTRGGDFDLQLGTDVSIGYLSHDAESVQLYMQETLTFLNYTAEASVALTT, from the coding sequence ATGAACAACCTGTACCGCGACCTCGCGCCAGTCACCGAAGAAGCCTGGGACGAAATCGAAGTGGAGGCGAGGCGGACCTTCAAGCGGCACATCGCCGGTCGCCGCGTGGTCGACGTCAGCGATCCGGCCGGACCCGCAGCCGCCGCCGTCAGCACCGGACGGCTGATCGACGTCCAAGCCCCCTCCGACGGTGTGATCACCCACCTTCGGGCGAGCAAACCGCTTGTCCGACTGCGAGTTCCGTTCACGCTGTCACGTTCGGAGATCGACGACGTGGAGCGCGGCTCGCAGGACGCCGACTGGGATCCGGTGAAAGCGGCGGCCAAGAAGCTGGCGTTCGCCGAAGACCGGGCCATCTTCGAGGGTTACACCGCTGCATCGATCGAGGGCATCCGAAGCTCGAGCAGCAACCCGCCGCTGAAGCTGCCCGAAGACCCGCGCGCAATTCCCGACATCATCACCCAGGCATTGTCTGAACTGCGTCTGGCCGGTGTCGACGGCCCGTACTCGGTGCTGCTGTCGGCCGATGTGTACACCAAGGTCAGCGAGACCACCGAGCACGGGTATCCGATCCTCGAGCACATCAACCGGCTGGTCAACGGCGACATCATCTGGGCCCCCGCGATCGATGGCGCATTCGTATTGACCACTCGCGGAGGGGATTTCGACCTGCAGCTGGGCACCGACGTGTCGATCGGCTACCTGTCGCATGATGCCGAATCGGTGCAGCTGTACATGCAGGAAACCCTGACGTTCTTGAACTACACCGCCGAGGCGTCGGTCGCCCTGACCACGTAG
- a CDS encoding TetR/AcrR family transcriptional regulator, with the protein MAHAELHEERRLTAKGRATRDRIVKVAAELILREGLSALSMDALRKAASVSGSQLAHYFTDKQTLIRAVVARQMQVVLDFHRQPKLGALDTFDDFERWIDLNMRYLRRIGYSGTPTYHALAGQLGKSDAVTREALAAGYRQWIDLLENAIQRMKDHGVIVANADPRSLALVIVSAHQGGGMLAFTYQADWPHADAVRFAVNYLRLFATAPANRVPRPPRRTRARRPVA; encoded by the coding sequence ATGGCGCACGCCGAGCTGCACGAAGAGCGGCGCCTGACGGCCAAAGGCCGGGCCACGCGTGATCGGATCGTCAAAGTAGCGGCAGAACTCATCCTGCGCGAAGGCCTTTCGGCACTGAGCATGGATGCTCTGCGCAAAGCCGCATCGGTGAGCGGGTCGCAGCTCGCTCACTACTTCACCGACAAACAGACGTTGATCCGTGCGGTCGTGGCTCGCCAGATGCAAGTGGTGCTGGACTTCCATCGCCAGCCCAAGCTCGGTGCACTGGACACCTTCGACGACTTCGAGCGGTGGATCGACCTCAACATGCGCTACCTGCGACGCATCGGCTATTCGGGCACGCCGACCTATCACGCGCTGGCAGGTCAGCTGGGCAAATCCGACGCTGTCACGCGCGAGGCGCTGGCGGCCGGATACCGGCAGTGGATCGACTTGTTGGAGAACGCCATTCAGCGAATGAAAGATCACGGGGTCATCGTCGCCAACGCAGACCCGCGAAGCCTGGCGCTCGTCATCGTCAGCGCCCACCAAGGCGGTGGCATGCTGGCGTTCACCTATCAGGCTGACTGGCCGCACGCCGACGCTGTTCGCTTCGCGGTCAATTACCTTCGGCTGTTTGCCACCGCGCCGGCCAATCGGGTGCCGCGTCCCCCGCGGCGCACGAGAGCGAGGCGACCAGTTGCCTGA
- a CDS encoding nuclear transport factor 2 family protein, which translates to MTDTRTASPTQRFSPEFFAAFWAAPSMSHSMDILADDIVGYWPGDNEPVRGFEAYTQKIADILTAAPDLRLELVDSATAAGAVDGEELFFLHYVGHATGPDGPIEIRGLDRVRTRDGIVVENVIRYDPLFV; encoded by the coding sequence ATGACCGACACCCGAACCGCCTCTCCCACACAGCGATTCAGCCCAGAATTCTTCGCCGCGTTCTGGGCCGCGCCCAGCATGTCGCACAGCATGGACATCCTCGCCGACGACATCGTCGGCTACTGGCCCGGTGACAACGAGCCGGTCCGGGGCTTCGAGGCATACACGCAAAAGATCGCCGACATCCTTACCGCCGCGCCGGACCTTCGGCTCGAACTCGTCGACAGCGCCACCGCCGCCGGCGCCGTCGACGGCGAAGAGTTGTTCTTCCTGCACTACGTCGGGCATGCGACCGGACCGGACGGGCCGATCGAGATCCGCGGGCTGGATCGGGTCCGCACGCGCGACGGCATCGTCGTGGAAAACGTAATCCGTTACGACCCGTTGTTCGTCTAG
- a CDS encoding haloacid dehalogenase type II yields the protein MTQQVLVFDVNETLIDIGSIAPVFERIFGDPATMRGWFAQLLAYSMTVTASGHYVDFFTLGQAVLRMLATTRGVDISDDDEDALKHAMLTMPAHPDVAEGLTILRDRGFRLVTLTNSPPNPFGPSPIEHAGLGHLFERQLSVDACRAFKPAPPPYLYACEQLAVAPQECMMVAAHAWDTIGAQSVGFSGALIARPGNAPLPVAGLPQPTVVATDLRDLADKLTNRDGLSSTD from the coding sequence ATGACGCAACAGGTTCTCGTCTTCGACGTCAACGAGACATTGATCGACATCGGGTCGATCGCACCGGTTTTCGAGCGGATCTTCGGCGACCCGGCAACCATGCGAGGATGGTTCGCTCAGCTGCTGGCCTACTCGATGACGGTCACCGCGTCGGGCCATTATGTCGACTTCTTCACGCTCGGTCAGGCGGTTCTGCGGATGCTCGCGACTACCCGCGGCGTGGATATCAGCGACGACGACGAAGACGCGCTGAAGCATGCGATGCTCACCATGCCCGCCCATCCCGACGTCGCAGAGGGGCTGACGATCCTGCGCGACAGAGGTTTTCGACTCGTCACGCTGACGAACTCCCCACCGAACCCGTTCGGGCCGAGCCCGATCGAACACGCGGGACTGGGACACCTGTTCGAACGCCAGCTCAGTGTCGACGCTTGCAGAGCGTTCAAGCCCGCGCCTCCCCCGTATTTGTACGCGTGCGAACAACTTGCCGTGGCGCCCCAGGAATGCATGATGGTCGCCGCGCACGCCTGGGACACCATCGGGGCGCAGTCCGTGGGATTCAGCGGCGCGCTGATCGCCCGACCAGGCAACGCGCCGTTGCCCGTCGCCGGCCTCCCACAACCGACGGTCGTCGCCACCGACCTGCGCGATCTGGCGGACAAGCTCACAAACCGTGACGGTTTGTCGTCCACTGATTAG
- the purL gene encoding phosphoribosylformylglycinamidine synthase subunit PurL, translating into MDTVERAAATPDQPQPFRELGLKDDEYQRIRDILGRRPTDAELAMYSVMWSEHCSYKSSKVHLRYFGETTTDEMRAGMLAGIGENAGVVDIGDGWAVTFKVESHNHPSYVEPYQGAATGVGGIVRDIMAMGARPVAVMDQLRFGAADAPDTRRVLDGVVRGIGGYGNSLGLPNIGGETVFDPCYAGNPLVNALCVGVLRKEDLHLAFASGAGNKIILFGARTGLDGIGGVSVLASETFGGDESGSGRKKLPSVQVGDPFTEKVLIECCLELYAAGLVIGIQDLGGAGLSCATSELASAGDGGMAIELDSVPLRAKDMTPAEILSSESQERMCAVVAPENVDAFMAVCRKWEVLATTIGEVTEGDRLQITWHGETVVDVPPRTVAHEGPVYQRPVARPDWQDALIADTSANLKRPVTGDELRATLLALLGSPHLCSRSFITEQYDRYVRGNTVLAEHADGGVLRVDEATGRGIAVSTDASGRYTLLDPYVGAQLALAEAYRNVAVTGATPVAVTNCLNFGSPEDPGVMWQFSQAVRGLADGCAALGIPVTGGNVSFYNQTGTTAIMPTPVVGVLGVIDDVRRRIPTAMGAEPGETLILLGDTRDEFDGSIWAQVTADHLGGRPPAVDLDRESLLAEVLSAASRDGLVSAAHDLSEGGLAQAVVESAMAGETGCRIVLPEGADPFVMLFSESAGRVLVAVPRTEESRFTAMCEARGLPATRIGVVDQGSDAVEVQGLFTVPLAELRSTSEGVLAALLR; encoded by the coding sequence ATCGATACCGTCGAGCGGGCCGCGGCGACCCCTGACCAGCCGCAACCGTTCCGCGAGCTCGGTCTCAAGGACGACGAATACCAGCGCATCCGCGACATCCTGGGCCGGCGGCCGACCGACGCCGAGCTGGCGATGTACTCGGTGATGTGGAGCGAGCACTGCTCCTACAAGTCGTCCAAGGTGCACCTGCGGTACTTCGGCGAGACCACCACCGACGAGATGCGGGCCGGCATGCTGGCCGGCATCGGCGAAAACGCCGGCGTCGTCGACATCGGCGACGGCTGGGCCGTCACGTTCAAGGTGGAGTCGCACAACCACCCGTCCTACGTCGAGCCCTACCAGGGTGCGGCCACCGGCGTGGGAGGCATCGTCCGCGACATCATGGCGATGGGGGCGCGGCCCGTCGCGGTGATGGACCAGCTGCGGTTCGGCGCGGCCGATGCCCCTGACACCCGCCGCGTGCTCGACGGCGTGGTGCGCGGCATCGGCGGCTACGGCAACTCTCTGGGGCTGCCCAACATCGGCGGCGAGACGGTGTTCGACCCGTGCTACGCGGGCAACCCGCTGGTGAACGCGCTGTGTGTCGGAGTGCTGCGCAAGGAGGACCTGCACCTGGCGTTCGCCTCTGGTGCCGGCAACAAGATCATCCTGTTCGGTGCGCGCACCGGGCTCGACGGCATCGGTGGGGTGTCGGTGCTGGCGTCGGAGACCTTCGGCGGCGACGAGTCCGGCTCGGGTCGCAAGAAGCTTCCCTCGGTGCAGGTGGGTGACCCGTTCACCGAGAAGGTGCTGATCGAATGCTGCCTCGAGCTGTATGCCGCAGGCCTGGTGATCGGGATCCAGGACCTGGGTGGCGCCGGACTGTCGTGTGCCACATCGGAACTCGCCTCGGCCGGCGACGGCGGAATGGCGATCGAGTTGGACAGCGTGCCGCTGCGGGCCAAGGACATGACGCCTGCCGAGATCCTGTCCAGCGAGTCACAGGAGCGGATGTGCGCGGTCGTCGCGCCGGAGAACGTCGACGCATTTATGGCGGTGTGCCGCAAGTGGGAGGTGCTGGCCACCACGATCGGCGAAGTCACCGAGGGCGACCGGCTGCAGATCACGTGGCATGGTGAGACCGTGGTCGACGTTCCCCCGCGGACCGTCGCCCACGAAGGCCCGGTCTACCAGCGCCCGGTCGCGCGACCCGATTGGCAGGACGCGTTGATTGCCGACACTTCGGCCAACCTGAAGCGGCCGGTCACCGGTGACGAGCTGCGCGCCACTTTGCTTGCGCTGCTGGGCAGTCCGCACCTGTGCAGCCGCTCGTTCATCACCGAGCAGTACGACCGCTACGTGCGCGGCAACACCGTGCTGGCCGAGCACGCCGACGGCGGGGTGTTGCGCGTCGACGAGGCCACCGGCCGTGGCATCGCGGTGTCGACCGACGCGTCCGGCCGCTATACGCTGCTCGACCCGTACGTCGGGGCGCAGCTTGCGCTGGCCGAGGCGTACCGCAACGTCGCCGTCACCGGTGCAACACCGGTCGCGGTGACCAACTGCCTCAACTTCGGCTCGCCGGAGGACCCGGGCGTGATGTGGCAGTTCTCGCAGGCCGTCCGCGGATTGGCGGATGGTTGTGCGGCACTAGGTATTCCGGTGACGGGTGGCAACGTCAGCTTCTACAACCAGACCGGGACTACGGCGATCATGCCCACGCCGGTCGTCGGGGTGCTGGGTGTGATCGACGATGTCAGGCGCCGGATCCCGACCGCTATGGGCGCCGAGCCGGGTGAGACGCTGATCCTGCTCGGCGACACCCGTGACGAATTCGACGGCTCGATCTGGGCGCAAGTCACCGCCGACCATCTGGGCGGACGTCCGCCCGCGGTCGACCTGGACCGTGAAAGCCTGCTGGCCGAGGTGCTCAGCGCGGCATCCCGCGACGGCCTGGTGTCCGCGGCGCACGATCTGTCCGAAGGCGGCCTGGCGCAGGCCGTCGTCGAGTCGGCGATGGCGGGCGAAACCGGTTGCCGCATCGTGCTTCCCGAGGGTGCCGACCCGTTCGTCATGCTGTTCTCCGAATCGGCCGGCCGGGTCCTGGTGGCGGTGCCGCGCACCGAGGAGAGCCGCTTCACCGCGATGTGCGAGGCACGGGGACTGCCCGCCACTCGAATCGGGGTCGTCGACCAGGGTTCCGACGCGGTCGAGGTTCAGGGTTTGTTCACAGTGCCCCTGGCGGAATTGCGCAGCACGTCCGAAGGGGTGCTGGCCGCTCTCCTGCGATGA